The genomic segment GGCGGCGGCGGAAGCACCGTGAAGCTCTCCCCGGTGCGGCTCCCGGACCGGCCGGCCGCGGCCGTCGAACCCGACGACACGGCCGCGGTGGTGGACGCCGAGATCGCGAACCTGCCGGCGATCTTCCGTTCGGCGGTGCTGCTGTGCGAGATCGAGGGCGTCAGCCGGGCCGATGCCGCCGTTCGGCTCGGGATCCACCCGGGGACGCTGAGTAGCCGGCTGGCGGCGGCGCGGAAGCTCCTGGCCGGTCGGTTACGGCGTCGAGGCGTCGGGGCTGTCACCGGCCTGGGCACGGCAGTGGTTCCCGAGGCGCTGGCGCGGGCGGCGGCGAGCCGGGCGGACGGGCGGGCGTCGGGAACCGTACTCAAACTTTCTCAGGGGGTGCGAACCATGCTGGACTCGAAGCTGATGTTGACGGCGGCCGTGGCGTGTGTGGCGCTCGCCGGAAGCTTATTCGCGATGAACCCGGCGGCGCGGGTCGCGCCCGGGACGCCACAACCCCAGCGGGCGCCCGAGCCCGCCACGAAGGGGCCGGCGGCGAAGAAGCCGGCAGAGTGGAAGGTGCTGTTCACCCTGAAGCACACGCACCGGGTGGCGGCCGTCGCGGCGTGCGCGGACCTGATTGTGGCCGCCGCCGACACCGGCGGGGAGAAGGATTACGTCCGGTTCTGGAACGCGAGCGACGGCACGGCGTCGGACCTGGAAATCACCCCACTGGGTTTCAGCGTGCCGGTCCGGTTCAACTTCCTCCGGTTCACGACGGACGGCACCCACCTGATCGTGGGGACGGAGCACTCGGGCACGCGCTACCGGCGGCGGCCCGGCGGCCTCGCCGCCGATATCCTGGATAGTTACGACTTGCTGGCGTGCTCGGCCGATATGAACACACTCCTCGTGCGGAAAGATCACGGTGCATTCAAAGACCCCAAGCCGAACCGCCTCTACCTGCACGTCAACCCGTGGGCCGTGCCGGAGAACTTCCTCAAGAAGCTGGCCGTGTTCGACGAGGATTGCGAGGCCATCACGCACGCGGACGTCTCCGCGGACGACCAGCGCATCGCCATCGCCGGGGACGACGCGGTGGTCCGGGTGTACAACCGCAACAATCTGAAGCTCCTGCACAAGGTCACGCTGCCGAAGCAGACCAAGGTCACCGCGGTGCGCCTGTCCGACGGCGGCCGGCGGCTGGCCGTGGTCGGAGAGAAGGGCTTCGCGAAGCTATTCGACGACGCGGGCAAGGAGGTGTGCGATCTGAAGGGGCACGAGGGCACGATCGCAGCCGTCGCATTCGCCCCGGACGGGAAGCGGGTGGTGACCGCTTCTGGCAAGGTCGCCCGGATCTTCGACGCGACGAATGGAAAGCGAGTGGGCGAACTCATCGGCCACGAAGACCTGGTGACGGCCGTCGCGTTCAGCTCCGACGGCAAGCGGATGGTCACAGGTTCGGCGGACCAGACCGCGAAAGTGTGGGAATCTCAGGAGTGACTCGTCACGAGGGGTGAACCCCGCCGTCATCGAAAGATGGCCTCAATCGAATGTGACCGGCAGAGGGCGGGTCGGCGACCGACTCCCGGTCGGGCTGGCCCGCTCCCTGCCGGTCACACCCGATGCACTTTACGCACCGACTGGCGCCGGTCGCAGTGCGGGAAGCGGTTCCGGCGGGAGCGCCGGGCGCGCTTCCGGCGCCACCTCGTGAAGCGTTTCCGCGAGGGTCCGCGTGAGCAGGCTGGCCCCGGACGACTTCAGGAACTTTTCGGCCGCGTTCTCGTCCGGCTCGAAGCCCCACCGGCCGACCACCACGCGCGATCCCGTTTTGCCGGCCCGCACCTGCTCGCACAACCGGGCCGCCCGGCTCAGCCCGCCGGGAGCGATCGTCGCAATGCACACCGTCACAACGCGCCCGGCCTGCACGCGGCTCGCCACCTCCGCGGCCAGCTTCGTGCTCGGAACGACCACCATCTCGCCACCCGCGCCCACCACGAGGTCGCGTAGCATCCCGACGGCGACCTGGTCCGGTAGCCCGTGCGCCGCGCACCCGATCACGACGGGACCGGCCCCCTTCGCGGCGTCGGCGCCCGATTCCGTCGGCCGCCGCGTGGCGAGGACCCCGGACAGGACCGCGCGGGCCGCCCGGTACACGCGCCGCTCTTCGTCCGTATCGAGGTTCCCGCGCTCGCGCTCCATTTTCGCCTGAACCAGCGCCGGGAGCAGAACCTGCCCGTACACCTCCACTAGCGGCGTGCCGGACTGTTCGCCAATCAGCACCGCCGCACCGTCATAATCGCCCACCAGGGCCCGGTGGAAGAACAGTGCGCCCGGGTCTACCGCGGGGGCGTCCCCGAGCAGGGTGCGTAAGAAGCTCAGCGACGGAACGTGTTCCCCGAGTACGACGAGACAAACCGTCAGGGGCACGGCCAGGAGCAGCCCGACCGGCCCCCACAAGAAGGCCCAGAACACGGCCGCCAGCACGAGCGCCATCGACGACACCCCGGTCCCGTGTCCGAACAGGAGCGGTTCCACTGCGTT from the Frigoriglobus tundricola genome contains:
- a CDS encoding sigma factor-like helix-turn-helix DNA-binding protein, which produces MKLSPVRLPDRPAAAVEPDDTAAVVDAEIANLPAIFRSAVLLCEIEGVSRADAAVRLGIHPGTLSSRLAAARKLLAGRLRRRGVGAVTGLGTAVVPEALARAAASRADGRASGTVLKLSQGVRTMLDSKLMLTAAVACVALAGSLFAMNPAARVAPGTPQPQRAPEPATKGPAAKKPAEWKVLFTLKHTHRVAAVAACADLIVAAADTGGEKDYVRFWNASDGTASDLEITPLGFSVPVRFNFLRFTTDGTHLIVGTEHSGTRYRRRPGGLAADILDSYDLLACSADMNTLLVRKDHGAFKDPKPNRLYLHVNPWAVPENFLKKLAVFDEDCEAITHADVSADDQRIAIAGDDAVVRVYNRNNLKLLHKVTLPKQTKVTAVRLSDGGRRLAVVGEKGFAKLFDDAGKEVCDLKGHEGTIAAVAFAPDGKRVVTASGKVARIFDATNGKRVGELIGHEDLVTAVAFSSDGKRMVTGSADQTAKVWESQE